ttaaaacCGAATTCAAGGTTTAGAGCTCAAGCCGGGAATTGAACTCGTGAtattacgatgtaagtcacacgtTTTCCGCACAGGACTAtcatatgtatacagggtgttagtgagatcggaattgttagggggatgattcagagttaattataataagtgaaatttttaaatcacccccctcagtattcgttacgatttcacttacaagtacatataagtgtgtatgggtattagtgacaccgtaacaaatactgacgtGGATGATTTAGACcttgattctaagttgatatcaagtggaatttcctgttagaaaattcattaaagctttagtgttattttaatcattttcagttccatacttttgcgacggtaaattccacttgatatcaactcagaattatgatctgactcatcccttaaagttttcgttacgatgtcactaacactctgtataggctATCAGAAAAGGGCTAACACACATTTTCTATGCGTAAAATCAAACAttaggcgtctatttggttgtatcgCCGATGGGGTAATGCAAACCTCATAGGAACATGAATATCCTTTCTGGCATCATTACATTAGCCTGCTAAATGGTTAACAGGTACCTTCAATAATCGTAAAATGGAGGGCAGCTTCTGACGGTCACTGGACTGTGTGCTTATGTGACCTATGAAGGTTAAGTAGTGTACTCTGTCTCTATAAAGCTGATGGCAGCAAATCACAACGTAGATATTTTTTCCGACGGTTACGAGTATGATAATTTCTCGAAATCAATTACTTAAAGATATCCTGTCGTCTTCACTTAAAAgtggatacatacatacatacataaactcacgcccgtaatcccaaatggggtgggcagagccacaagtaatcaaagacaacttgcagccactgttgatacgaagtcctaagatggatatgaaaaAAGTGGATAAAAGTGGatactattatattatgttttttattttgttaatttttgtttatttaattttagaatcTTCCTTTCGTATTTTTTATTGGTGCATTGCTTGTGTAATACAAATAATGCACCTAATACATTTGGTTCTTATGTGTTTTGTACAACTAGATGCCACAAGAAACATTCCGTATAAGTTTCGTCCCATTTGGCTACGCACACATGTCTTGGGCTGGGAACTAgttcaaaacaattattttgtacctatttaaGTGTTGTAATCTCAACCTTTTTTGTaagcctaataaaaaaaaacaataaaacataaattgccTCTACACATACGTGTATGTGTGGATACTTTCTAGGTAAACCTAGGTGTAACTATTTGTGCGAAGGATGAAAAAGTTgaagtatataaatacttacttgaattatttgaatgatttttgtttttataacacttacCCGTGCATAGGGaaatttacaaagagaaaaataaaataaaatctgactcggatggGACTCAAACCCTCAGCTCTGGTTCAACCGGGacaagcgtgttaaccattacaccaccaccgggtcctcctcctgtcttCTTGAATTCTTTGAATAAAATTACTCATgtaaattatactttttatgtaaattataacagcctccgtggtctagtggttagagcgttaggctcacgatctggaggtccgggttcgattcccgatggggacattgtcgaaatcactttgtgagactgtcctttgtttggtaaggacttttcaggcttgaaccacctgattgtccgaaaaagtaagatgatttcgtgcttcggagggcacgttaagtcgttggtcccggctattagccgtaaaaacacctccaccaatccgcattggagcagcgtggtggatggcgtgtgctccataccccctccggttgattgaggggaggcctgtgcccagcagtgggacgtaataggctgtttatgatgtaaATTATAGTagatatctctctctctatttaagagctgcgctcttgtcggtggagtaatcgccattcctctcttcttcccgccaaaaccttcacttcccgatacgacacgacctgcaccttctcttttatttgtttcataaatgttatcctaggtctaccccttcctctctttccttcaatttttccttctataatgtttgttataaatgaatcgtgtcgtatcaggtggccaatcatatttcctctccggttctctatagtcttcaatatggttctcttttctccaACTCTTTCCAGCTCTTCTTCATTTGACATCaattcagtccagcttatagtagatatatacattaaaaataaaatcccttttttataaaacgttattaacatcagtaagtaaacaATAATAAGAGAAACAAAACTTTATTAATACATAATTGAGTATACTTACAAGCATAATTTTGGATACAAATTCGATAAGGGTTTCTGTCAGCAACTTGTGTTTAATGAAGACTGTCGTAACTCATATTAGTATTGAACTTAGACGtgatataatattacttacttacaattttcaataatcatttcattaattttcgTGAATGgatataatgttttcatataaagACCTAGTTCTTAACCTTGACACATTTTGCACCGACACACTTGAGTGGTGGTCTACAAACGGCTGATGGGGTCTCTCCTAATTCCTTGCTGTAGGTCTTGCAATCGTCATCTTCCGCTGAAAacataatatgtaggtatattataacaATGCGAAACTCGTATATCATTGTAATTGTAGCGAGCGGAGGAGAGAAAAGATACAGAGTGGTTCTTGCTCAGGACAAAGAATAATTCTGGTTTCTCTACATCATTTCTAACTAAAGGAACGAAATTTTTAGTAATATCAATTAAAAATTCGTTTTTCTAGATCACAAGTAAATATATCGCTATTAATCTTATGACGAGCTAGACTATCGTAAGTATAAcgtatgtacatacatatagCAAAGTGACTATTTGTGAAGCCTCATCTATAGAAAGTTCAAAGTTCTGTGTGCAAATCACGCGATAGATTGTCAGTATGTCGGGATCTGAAGCGGTATACGCTGATTTACTTTAGCTACCGAAGATTATGGCAAAAAAGAGGCGTTGGCGCATGAACGTAGTCGGTGATGACGTCACTAAAGGAGGCAGGACTTACGccatttttaaaatgtttctggCGGTGAAAACGTAAAATTTCCCATACCGGTAAGTGAGTAAAAGCATGCGTATAAAGGTTTATAGaagtaagaccgaatgtccttttaaaatccaaagcccattgtttaactattgtttcTGGCAatttcggtcttaggaggttatACCACATCAATAAAGGCAATACGGTATAATTTTGATGCCCTGTACGATTTTCGGTACCTACGTTATTTTTGAGCCACAATAATGCTTCCAAGTTTATTCCCGTTCTGGTGTTTGGTACTTACACAGCAGAGTGACGCACGCGGGGCAGCAGGCGCACTTGCCGGAGTGATTGGGGCGGTACTCCGCTGGGGCACGGCAGCTATTGGCAGGCAAGGGGCTGGTGCACGGGTGCTGCTTGCAGTAGTTGGTACCGCACACCAGGTCGCCGTACGCCACCGCCACCACACACGCGAACAGCGCGATCAGAACTACTGCTTTCATTctggaatttaaaaaaagttaaatatatttattagtcCAATCAACTTAACAACTACGGATATAGTTATGATAGTAACAGAATCAACAGATATAAAACACTGCTTGTATTTACAATGGGTAAAACCTGTGCTAtaactcatcatcattatcatcagcccattaacatccccactgctggggcacgggccttccccatggatggatagtgagatcgggccttaaaccacgcgggcccagtgcggattggtggttattaacgactgctaatgcagccgggaccaacggcttaacgtgcctggtgaagcacggaggagctcgagatgaaaacttttttttttgtggtcacccatcctatgaccggcctttgcgaaagttgcttaacttcaacaatcgcagaccgagcgcgtttaccgctgcgccaccgagctcctcagaggTGGTTAATATATATTCAATTAGTGTAATACCATGTTTACGTATTTCTCGCGCTAAAGATGAAAACGGTGAACGatgtaataaaattagaaaTTCCGCGCCTCCCTACAGTCAATAAGCAGTTGTACAATATTGGGTGGTAGGTCCAAGGCTGACAACATAACAATGGAAACGTTCGATATTAAACCCTGCCCCATTCTCTACCCTTCGGTATTAAAGCCAACGACAAATATTAATATACCAATATGGCTTCCTGCAACCGGAGCTGATTTATTATCAAAAATGTCGTTAGGCCACCTATCTTACAGGTCAGGCCTTGATTTTGACCTGCGTCTACATCTATATTGTAAACAAGAGTGATAATGACACACGTAGCACTCAAGTATTTCAAGGACAACGaatatgaaattaaattaaataaaaaatactattatcaattattattatgtatgtcgtttccatatggagtcccggacttttggaaggcgtgcatAAGGCGGGAACACgcagaggccccttaagacgaTTTAATCTAAGTGCGGTGtgacaacggcctctgtggtccagtggttgagcgttggactcacgatccggaggccccgggttcgaatcccggtaggggcatatcacaaaaatcactttgtgatccctagtttggttaggacattacaggctgatcacctaattgtccgaacgtaagatgatccgtgcttcggtaggcacgttaagccgttggtcccggttactatttactgatgtaagt
The nucleotide sequence above comes from Pectinophora gossypiella chromosome 6, ilPecGoss1.1, whole genome shotgun sequence. Encoded proteins:
- the LOC126367571 gene encoding fungal protease inhibitor-1-like, whose translation is MFDTKRQVNSLGLSETFYNCYAPRYTRILQSNSSGTRRHSSAKMKAVVLIALFACVVAVAYGDLVCGTNYCKQHPCTSPLPANSCRAPAEYRPNHSGKCACCPACVTLLSEDDDCKTYSKELGETPSAVCRPPLKCVGAKCVKVKN